One part of the Prionailurus bengalensis isolate Pbe53 chromosome B2, Fcat_Pben_1.1_paternal_pri, whole genome shotgun sequence genome encodes these proteins:
- the GJE1 gene encoding putative gap junction epsilon-1 protein, translated as MSLNYIKNFYEGCVKPPTVIGQFHTLFFGSVRMFFLGVLGFAVYGNEALHFSCDPDKREINLFCYNQFRPITPQVFWALQLVIVLVPGAIFHLYAACKSINQECILQKPVYTVIYILSVLLRISLEVIAFWLQIHLFGFQVKPLYLCDAGSFGEKFTIIKCMVPEHFEKTIFLIAMYTFTVITVVLCVAEIFEIIFRRLCFLIRQ; from the exons ATGTCTCTAAATTACATCAAAAACTTCTATGAAGGATGT GTGAAGCCTCCAACTGTGATTGGTCAATTCCACACCCTATTCTTTGGATCAGTAAGAATGTTCTTCCTTGGTGTGTTAGGCTTTGCGGTCTATGGGAATGAGGCTTTGCACTTCAGTTGTGATccagacaaaagagaaataaatctcttCTGTTATAATCAGTTCAGGCCAATCACTCCACAG GTGTTCTGGGCGTTACAACTAGTGATTGTCCTGGTTCCTGGCGCTATTTTCCATCTTTATGCTGCATGTAAAAGCATCAATCAAGAATGCATTCTTCAAAAGCCTGTCTACACTGTGATTTATATCCTCTCTGTTTTATTAAGAATTAGTCTAGAGGTGATAGCATTTTGGCTTCAGATTCACCTCTTTGGTTTCCAAGTTAAACCTCTCTACTTGTGTGATGCTGGATCTTTTGGGGAAAAATTTACTATTATAAAATGCATGGTGCCAGAACACTTTGAGAAGACCATTTTTCTCATTGCAATGTATACATTTACTGTAATTACAGTAGTATTATGTGTTGCTGAAATTTTTGAAATCATATTTAGAAGATTATGCTTTCTAATTAGGCAATGA